Proteins encoded together in one Synergistaceae bacterium window:
- a CDS encoding nucleotidyl transferase AbiEii/AbiGii toxin family protein — protein sequence MFWDVLDEHRQSLLREICAAPPFPDAYLAGGTALALIYGHRQSEDFDWFLPGSFDPGLLVDVLRRFGPVKIAETHSGTFHGWIGEVRVTWLHYPNPLLEPLVVPDELPGLSMASPLDIGLMKWAALADRGARKDFLDLYELSLKGISLESLFPLLPRKYPGARPNLYHMVKSLAFFDDAERDPWPVMTRKTDWSVLRRHFLGEQKRLMDRLG from the coding sequence GTGTTTTGGGATGTTCTCGATGAACACAGACAATCTCTTCTGAGGGAGATATGCGCCGCCCCCCCCTTTCCGGACGCCTACCTGGCCGGAGGAACAGCGCTGGCCCTGATTTACGGGCACCGCCAGTCGGAGGACTTCGACTGGTTCCTGCCCGGCTCGTTCGACCCGGGCCTGCTGGTGGATGTCCTTCGCCGCTTCGGCCCCGTAAAGATAGCCGAGACTCATTCCGGCACCTTCCACGGCTGGATAGGCGAGGTCCGGGTCACCTGGCTCCACTACCCCAATCCCCTGCTTGAGCCGCTGGTCGTCCCGGACGAACTGCCCGGGCTTTCGATGGCCTCGCCTCTGGACATCGGCCTGATGAAGTGGGCCGCCCTGGCCGACAGGGGCGCGCGAAAGGACTTTCTGGATCTATACGAGCTCTCCCTGAAGGGAATATCGCTGGAGAGCCTGTTCCCGCTCCTGCCGCGCAAGTACCCCGGTGCCAGGCCGAACCTGTATCATATGGTGAAGAGCCTTGCCTTCTTCGACGACGCGGAGAGAGATCCTTGGCCGGTCATGACGAGGAAGACCGACTGGAGCGTACTGAGGCGTCACTTCCTGGGAGAGCAAAAAAGGCTGATGGACAGGTTGGGCTGA
- the ptsP gene encoding phosphoenolpyruvate--protein phosphotransferase, with protein MKGIGVSPGIAIGRAVIHWKERIDIVKEYVDYPEREVRRFRNALEFAGEQIRKSYSRVLKNVGPNEAAIFEAHGLMLQDPDFTGRIEGLIMDENANAEWAVKQVADSLVQIFEDMEDDYMKARSDDVRDISERVIKLLLQVSGSGMTRLSERGILVSRDFTASDMSQMDRELTLGVISETGGRTSHAAIIARTMQIPAVMSAQGILDAVDVDDLLIMDGETGEVIVNPDDETLARYREKKERYECFIEKLSEIRGKETVTLDGVRVELGANVGSSRDLDEVIKNDGEAIGLYRTEFLYLESSMLPTEEEQFEAYRTVVEGMQGRPVVIRTLDIGGDKKLDYLSIPEEENPFLGYRAIRLCLDRQEIFRVQLRAMLRSSAFGSVRILFPMISCLRELREAKAMLEQAKDDLRRASVPFDEEVKSGIMVEVPSAAILSDHFALECDFFSIGTNDLIQYTVAVDRGNDKLAPLYSPYHPAVLRLVKTVIDNGKAAGIPVGMCGEAAGDPKLIPVLLGMGLTEFSMSPASILHARWILRGLKKAELERAAEHALSLKTTAEVEEFCDSLLRSFDLCR; from the coding sequence ATGAAGGGAATCGGCGTTTCTCCGGGAATTGCAATAGGCAGGGCGGTCATTCACTGGAAAGAGCGGATCGATATTGTGAAGGAGTACGTCGACTACCCGGAGCGCGAGGTCAGGCGATTCCGCAACGCCCTGGAGTTCGCCGGGGAGCAGATCCGCAAGTCCTACTCCAGGGTGCTTAAGAACGTCGGGCCCAACGAGGCGGCCATCTTCGAGGCCCACGGGCTGATGCTGCAGGATCCTGACTTCACGGGACGTATCGAAGGGCTGATAATGGACGAGAACGCTAACGCGGAGTGGGCCGTGAAGCAGGTGGCGGACAGCCTGGTACAGATCTTCGAGGACATGGAGGACGACTATATGAAGGCCCGCTCGGACGACGTCAGGGACATCTCCGAGAGGGTGATCAAGCTGCTTCTGCAGGTGAGCGGGTCGGGAATGACCCGCCTCAGCGAGAGGGGCATCCTGGTGTCGCGCGACTTCACCGCCTCCGACATGTCGCAGATGGATCGGGAGCTGACGTTGGGGGTGATCTCCGAGACGGGCGGCAGGACGTCCCACGCCGCTATAATCGCTCGGACCATGCAGATACCGGCGGTCATGAGCGCGCAGGGCATCTTGGACGCTGTCGATGTAGACGATCTGCTCATCATGGACGGCGAGACCGGGGAGGTCATAGTCAATCCGGACGATGAGACATTGGCCCGATACAGGGAGAAGAAGGAGAGATACGAGTGCTTCATTGAAAAACTCTCCGAGATCCGCGGCAAGGAGACGGTCACGCTCGACGGGGTCAGGGTGGAGCTCGGCGCTAACGTGGGCTCGTCGCGCGACCTCGACGAGGTTATAAAGAACGACGGCGAGGCGATCGGCCTCTACCGCACGGAGTTCCTCTACCTGGAGAGCTCCATGCTTCCCACCGAGGAGGAACAGTTCGAGGCGTACAGGACGGTCGTGGAAGGGATGCAGGGCCGACCGGTGGTCATCAGGACGCTGGACATCGGCGGGGACAAGAAGCTCGACTACCTCTCCATCCCCGAGGAGGAGAACCCCTTCCTCGGCTACCGGGCCATAAGGCTCTGCCTCGACCGGCAGGAGATCTTCAGGGTCCAGCTTCGGGCCATGCTTCGCTCCAGCGCCTTCGGGAGTGTGCGTATTCTCTTCCCGATGATCTCCTGCCTGAGGGAGCTGCGAGAGGCGAAGGCCATGCTGGAACAGGCAAAGGACGACCTGAGGCGTGCTTCCGTACCGTTCGACGAGGAAGTGAAGTCCGGGATAATGGTCGAGGTGCCGTCGGCGGCAATACTGTCCGACCACTTCGCCCTGGAGTGCGACTTCTTCAGCATCGGGACGAACGACCTCATCCAGTACACGGTCGCCGTGGACAGGGGCAACGACAAGCTGGCCCCCCTCTACTCCCCCTACCACCCGGCGGTGCTGCGCCTGGTGAAGACAGTCATCGACAACGGCAAGGCCGCGGGAATACCCGTCGGCATGTGCGGCGAGGCCGCGGGCGACCCGAAGCTCATTCCGGTGCTGCTTGGTATGGGGCTGACCGAGTTCAGCATGAGCCCGGCATCGATACTGCACGCCAGGTGGATACTGCGCGGCCTGAAAAAGGCCGAACTCGAGAGGGCGGCGGAGCACGCATTATCGCTGAAGACGACCGCCGAGGTGGAGGAGTTCTGCGACTCGCTATTGCGCTCCTTCGACCTCTGCCGGTAA
- a CDS encoding right-handed parallel beta-helix repeat-containing protein, whose product MCHWFACNKRTILWAFVLSLLLLGAEVSEGAVVYVNSVASGTNDGTSWADAFVRLQDGLAAASNGDEVWVAAGVYKPTTGTDRYKSFAMKTGVAIFGGFSGSETSREQRDWESNETVLSGNIGDPEDHADNSIHVVRCEKVGAGATLDGFTVTGGNANYSGPLENLGEHGGGMIIVNGSPTIANCHFTGNRADNLGGGIVLYHNKLPVEIRDCLFSDNTAWRGGGVANQFTSSTTYTGCLFRNNHVGQMGGGMSNESCSSLEVSGCGFFGNSSGKNGGGMYNSGFQNSDNRIEESVFSLNTAAEDGGGMYVNYGFTKMEIAGCTFFGNNAEIGGGLWADINSPVVNCTFSANSAKTGGGMMLVNSSRPVILNCTFAENTASVQGGAIHSHNMTKTTATNCIFWSGGASTGQLTADSSSTVEVSFSVTDQPGAGNTQDDPMLGSLADNGGPTPTHALLEGSSAIDAGINQDAPPVDQRGVPRPQGQAVDMGSYESGGQSPAPTPPGAGGGGGCLVGDSPFALLLALPLLLLKSH is encoded by the coding sequence ATGTGCCACTGGTTTGCCTGCAATAAGCGGACTATTCTTTGGGCGTTCGTTCTGTCGCTGCTCCTGCTCGGTGCGGAGGTCTCGGAGGGGGCGGTTGTCTACGTCAACTCGGTCGCGAGCGGCACAAACGACGGTACCTCTTGGGCCGATGCCTTCGTCAGGCTTCAGGACGGGCTTGCGGCCGCAAGCAACGGCGACGAGGTCTGGGTGGCCGCCGGCGTATACAAACCGACGACCGGCACGGACCGGTACAAGTCCTTCGCTATGAAGACGGGCGTTGCGATTTTCGGCGGCTTCTCCGGGAGCGAGACGTCGAGGGAGCAGCGAGATTGGGAGAGTAACGAGACGGTGCTCTCCGGAAACATCGGCGACCCGGAGGACCACGCCGACAACAGCATACACGTGGTGCGATGCGAAAAAGTCGGCGCGGGCGCGACGCTGGACGGATTCACCGTGACGGGCGGAAATGCGAACTACTCCGGCCCGCTGGAAAATCTGGGCGAACACGGAGGCGGGATGATCATCGTAAATGGAAGCCCGACGATAGCCAACTGTCACTTCACCGGGAACCGGGCGGATAACCTGGGAGGCGGCATCGTCCTCTACCACAACAAGCTCCCGGTAGAGATCAGGGACTGCCTCTTCTCCGACAACACAGCATGGCGGGGAGGAGGTGTCGCGAACCAGTTCACCAGCTCGACCACCTACACGGGATGCCTGTTCCGCAACAATCACGTCGGCCAGATGGGTGGCGGGATGTCGAATGAATCCTGCTCTTCGCTGGAGGTGTCCGGGTGCGGTTTCTTCGGCAACAGCTCGGGAAAAAACGGGGGAGGCATGTACAACTCGGGCTTCCAAAACTCAGACAACAGAATCGAGGAATCCGTCTTCTCCCTTAACACGGCGGCCGAGGATGGCGGAGGCATGTACGTGAATTATGGATTCACCAAGATGGAGATCGCCGGGTGCACCTTTTTCGGTAACAACGCCGAAATTGGAGGCGGCCTCTGGGCGGACATCAACTCCCCGGTAGTGAACTGCACCTTCTCGGCCAACTCGGCCAAGACGGGGGGCGGCATGATGCTCGTCAACAGCAGCAGGCCGGTCATCCTCAACTGCACTTTTGCCGAGAACACCGCCTCCGTCCAGGGAGGGGCGATACACAGCCACAACATGACAAAGACGACCGCGACCAACTGCATCTTCTGGTCGGGCGGCGCCTCCACCGGACAGCTGACCGCCGACTCCTCCTCCACCGTCGAAGTGTCCTTCTCCGTCACTGATCAGCCGGGCGCGGGCAACACGCAGGACGACCCGATGCTCGGCTCCCTTGCGGACAACGGCGGGCCCACCCCTACTCACGCGCTGCTCGAAGGCAGCTCCGCGATCGACGCGGGGATCAACCAGGATGCGCCGCCCGTGGACCAGCGAGGCGTGCCCCGACCGCAGGGGCAAGCGGTCGACATGGGTTCTTACGAGAGCGGAGGCCAGTCCCCCGCACCGACGCCCCCGGGCGCGGGCGGAGGCGGCGGCTGTTTAGTCGGAGACTCGCCCTTCGCCCTGCTGCTGGCACTGCCCCTCCTGCTGCTCAAGTCTCACTGA
- a CDS encoding calcium-translocating P-type ATPase, PMCA-type, whose product MKRYEGLTSREVLESREIHGENTLTPPARAPWWRLYLEKYDDPVIRILLIAACIAFLAGLARGEYLEAVGIVVAIFLATTMAFINEYKAGKEFDILNRVSDDVGFEVIRDGEYRSVPRRDLVVGDILLLETGEEVPADASVLEAVSLQVDESTLTGESAAVTKLPEDDPRSAGIQSNTAYPSHLVYRGTMVQDGHGVFRIDSVGDATEIGRTAKEAYETPDERTPLSRRLDGLSKVIGVVGFGVAAVLFVSLSLHAKVSGELEMDRGQWIFSLVLAATFLVASVRVWLPIVYDAIDLLGRERRRPEWLEKEGVWQWVKPLLFGAAFFVVASLASYLAGVLPSSLGEYLNVDAGRKFLQFFMISITLIVVAVPEGLAMSVTLSLAYSMRKMTASNNLVRKLHACETIGAATVICTDKTGTLTQNRMRVHELSVPAYSTSTDLLYEAMAANSTANLSKSSGETEVLGNPTEGALLMWLYERGEDYRRIRGSFDVIDQLPFSTERKFMATLGRGRDGLTTLHAKGAPEILMERCSRILLFEGSELFTDDHKEEIMASVRSFQRRGMRVIGLASRRIPEGTEGDASELSGDLTWLGFAAISDPVRDDVPAAIRSCAEAGIEVKIVTGDNRETAREIARQIGLIEDGVEAEHSLLTGDEFEELVDRPESRGRMLDELKVMSRARPSHKLKLVKALQERGEVVAVTGDGTNDAPALNHANVGLSMGKRGTAVAKEASDIILLDDSFTSIVNAIMWGRGLYQNIQRFILFQLTVNVSAMAIVLLGPVIGIELPLTVIQMLWVNLIMDTFAALALATEPPHPEVMRAGPRNPDSFIVTPEMARGIFGYGALFVVAMASMLLFIRGGGVSSRELTVFFSVFVMLQVWNLFNARRMGLSSSSFSGLRDNRWFIGIVVLIVAGQVLMVQLGGGVFRTVPLSVLDWVLIIIATSPVILIGEALRFLARRGETARAT is encoded by the coding sequence ATGAAAAGGTACGAGGGATTGACCTCGCGAGAGGTCCTTGAAAGCAGGGAGATTCACGGCGAGAACACTCTGACCCCGCCCGCCCGGGCGCCGTGGTGGAGGCTCTACCTGGAGAAGTACGACGACCCGGTCATACGAATACTGCTCATCGCGGCGTGCATAGCCTTCCTGGCCGGGCTGGCGCGCGGGGAATACCTGGAGGCTGTCGGCATAGTGGTCGCGATCTTTCTGGCCACGACCATGGCCTTCATCAACGAGTACAAGGCGGGAAAGGAGTTCGACATACTCAACAGGGTGAGCGACGACGTGGGCTTCGAGGTGATCCGCGACGGCGAGTACCGCAGCGTGCCGAGGAGGGACCTGGTCGTGGGGGACATCCTGCTGCTGGAGACCGGCGAGGAGGTTCCGGCCGACGCGTCCGTGCTGGAGGCCGTGTCGCTGCAGGTGGACGAGTCGACTCTGACCGGCGAGTCCGCGGCCGTCACCAAGCTTCCGGAGGACGACCCCCGGAGCGCGGGGATTCAAAGCAATACAGCCTACCCGTCGCACCTCGTCTACAGGGGCACGATGGTCCAGGACGGGCACGGGGTCTTCCGCATCGATTCGGTAGGGGACGCCACGGAGATCGGCAGGACCGCGAAAGAGGCATACGAGACCCCGGACGAGCGCACCCCGTTGAGCCGTCGGCTCGACGGGCTGAGCAAGGTCATAGGGGTCGTCGGATTCGGCGTCGCGGCCGTGCTCTTCGTATCTCTGAGCCTTCACGCGAAGGTGTCGGGGGAGCTGGAGATGGATCGGGGACAGTGGATCTTCTCGCTCGTGCTGGCCGCGACCTTCCTGGTGGCCTCGGTGCGCGTGTGGTTGCCGATAGTCTACGACGCGATCGACCTGCTGGGAAGGGAACGCAGGCGACCGGAGTGGCTCGAGAAGGAGGGAGTCTGGCAGTGGGTCAAGCCGTTGCTCTTCGGGGCTGCCTTCTTCGTAGTTGCCTCCCTCGCGTCCTACCTTGCCGGGGTCCTGCCGTCGTCGCTCGGCGAGTACCTTAACGTCGACGCGGGCAGGAAGTTCCTCCAGTTCTTCATGATCTCCATCACCCTCATAGTGGTTGCGGTGCCGGAGGGGCTGGCAATGAGCGTGACCCTCTCGCTGGCCTACAGCATGAGGAAGATGACCGCGTCCAACAACCTGGTGCGCAAGCTGCACGCGTGCGAGACGATCGGTGCGGCCACCGTGATCTGCACGGACAAGACAGGCACCCTGACTCAGAACAGGATGAGGGTGCACGAGCTGAGCGTGCCCGCCTACTCGACGTCGACCGATCTTCTCTACGAGGCTATGGCGGCGAACTCGACCGCCAACCTGTCCAAGTCATCGGGCGAGACGGAGGTGCTGGGCAACCCGACCGAGGGCGCTCTGCTGATGTGGCTCTACGAGCGTGGGGAGGACTACAGGAGGATAAGGGGTTCCTTCGACGTGATCGACCAGCTCCCCTTCTCGACCGAGAGGAAGTTCATGGCGACGCTGGGCCGGGGGCGCGACGGGCTGACGACCCTGCACGCCAAGGGTGCGCCTGAGATCCTTATGGAGAGATGCTCGCGGATCCTGCTCTTCGAGGGCAGCGAGCTGTTCACCGACGATCACAAGGAGGAGATAATGGCCTCGGTGCGCTCCTTCCAGAGGAGGGGGATGAGAGTGATAGGCCTGGCCTCCCGCCGAATTCCCGAGGGGACGGAAGGGGACGCTTCGGAGCTGTCCGGCGATCTGACCTGGCTCGGCTTCGCGGCGATCTCCGACCCGGTGCGAGACGACGTGCCCGCTGCGATACGCTCGTGCGCGGAGGCGGGGATCGAGGTGAAGATAGTCACCGGCGACAACCGGGAGACCGCGCGGGAGATAGCGAGGCAGATCGGCCTGATCGAGGATGGCGTGGAGGCCGAGCACTCTCTGCTCACCGGGGACGAGTTCGAGGAGCTGGTCGACAGGCCGGAGTCCCGCGGGAGGATGCTTGACGAGCTGAAGGTGATGTCCAGGGCCAGGCCGTCGCACAAGCTGAAGCTGGTCAAGGCCTTGCAGGAGAGGGGAGAGGTGGTGGCTGTCACGGGCGATGGGACCAACGACGCCCCGGCCCTGAACCATGCGAACGTCGGTCTGTCGATGGGCAAGAGAGGGACGGCCGTGGCCAAGGAGGCCAGCGATATAATACTGCTCGACGACTCGTTCACCAGCATAGTCAACGCGATAATGTGGGGCAGGGGGCTCTACCAGAACATACAGCGCTTCATCCTCTTCCAGCTGACGGTGAACGTGTCGGCGATGGCGATAGTCCTGCTGGGGCCGGTGATCGGGATAGAGCTGCCGCTAACTGTCATCCAGATGCTCTGGGTGAACCTGATCATGGATACCTTTGCGGCCCTGGCGCTGGCCACGGAGCCGCCCCATCCAGAGGTGATGCGCGCAGGGCCGAGGAACCCGGACTCGTTCATAGTCACTCCGGAGATGGCGAGGGGCATATTCGGCTACGGGGCGCTGTTCGTCGTCGCGATGGCATCGATGTTGCTCTTCATCAGGGGAGGCGGAGTGTCGTCGCGCGAGCTGACGGTCTTCTTCAGCGTATTCGTCATGCTGCAGGTGTGGAACCTGTTCAACGCGCGCAGGATGGGGCTGAGCAGCTCTTCGTTCAGCGGACTGAGGGACAACCGTTGGTTCATCGGCATAGTCGTCCTGATAGTCGCCGGACAGGTGCTGATGGTGCAGTTAGGCGGCGGTGTCTTCCGCACTGTGCCCCTGTCCGTCCTGGACTGGGTTCTCATAATAATTGCCACGTCGCCCGTGATACTGATAGGGGAGGCGCTTCGCTTCCTCGCACGTCGCGGAGAGACCGCTCGGGCGACGTAA
- a CDS encoding DUF3754 domain-containing protein, whose translation MAINPELDKFIPLRTDDLVDALCEESRTEADAEKFRRVAELVEATYHYDFHDTLKRARRAYHIFNPDADTLKFGLDNESHDLRFAKMVEALKELLLAANYREFPVEELNEIMTKAAPRGLNIKVNLDKYDEVLIFRRGSMFAPKPRTPLSWWSSLRGKKESVEPELEEVIQRLMILIRLKSSEDVEEFYETYVKTAAETEREREKRMAREAVQGKKPEKKAPADTDETPTIFLKAFKNVPVSTLQTLFPDITIQMTLVDKGKILLPLAAGILGVVNRVIPAILVIGTLVTAVVAGRAIDWAHFKEQLFPILAALVIVGTISFKVFSKYRITKDRHQAKLMKTLYFHNLDNNAGVFDFLVHEAEEEECKEALLAYWFLLTERNRNGTSFTEEELDDRIEEWLKDRFGVELDFEVDDALRKLEDKGLLTKEEGERLVVPSLDDTLFRLDELWDNIFTYSN comes from the coding sequence ATGGCGATCAACCCCGAGCTTGACAAGTTCATTCCCCTGAGGACCGACGACCTGGTCGACGCCCTGTGCGAGGAGTCGCGGACAGAGGCGGACGCCGAGAAGTTCCGAAGGGTGGCGGAGCTGGTGGAGGCTACCTACCACTATGACTTTCACGACACACTTAAGAGGGCGCGCAGGGCGTATCACATATTCAACCCGGACGCCGATACTCTGAAGTTCGGCCTCGACAACGAGTCGCACGACCTCCGGTTCGCAAAAATGGTGGAGGCGTTGAAGGAGCTCCTTCTGGCCGCCAACTACCGGGAGTTCCCAGTAGAGGAACTCAACGAGATAATGACCAAGGCAGCCCCCCGGGGGTTGAATATAAAGGTCAACCTCGACAAGTACGACGAGGTGCTCATCTTCCGCAGGGGAAGCATGTTCGCCCCCAAGCCGAGGACGCCTCTCTCCTGGTGGAGCTCCCTCCGTGGAAAGAAGGAGTCGGTCGAGCCGGAGCTCGAGGAGGTCATCCAGCGGCTTATGATTCTCATCAGGTTGAAGAGCAGCGAGGACGTGGAGGAGTTCTACGAAACCTACGTCAAGACAGCCGCGGAGACCGAGCGAGAGAGGGAAAAACGCATGGCCAGGGAGGCCGTCCAGGGGAAAAAGCCGGAGAAGAAGGCCCCCGCCGATACGGACGAGACTCCCACCATCTTCCTGAAGGCCTTCAAGAACGTCCCTGTCTCAACCCTGCAGACCCTCTTCCCCGACATCACGATACAGATGACACTGGTGGACAAGGGCAAGATACTGCTCCCACTGGCGGCGGGCATCCTCGGAGTGGTGAACCGCGTCATACCCGCCATACTGGTGATAGGCACCCTGGTAACCGCCGTCGTAGCGGGAAGGGCGATCGACTGGGCTCACTTCAAAGAGCAGCTCTTCCCGATACTAGCGGCATTAGTGATAGTCGGCACCATCTCCTTCAAGGTCTTCTCCAAGTACAGGATAACCAAGGACAGGCACCAGGCCAAGCTGATGAAGACCCTCTACTTTCACAACCTTGACAACAACGCCGGCGTATTCGACTTCCTGGTTCACGAGGCCGAGGAGGAGGAGTGCAAGGAGGCGCTGCTGGCCTACTGGTTCCTTCTGACAGAGCGCAACCGGAACGGAACGAGCTTCACTGAGGAGGAGCTGGACGACCGAATCGAGGAATGGCTGAAGGACAGGTTCGGAGTGGAGCTGGACTTCGAGGTCGACGACGCTCTGCGCAAGCTGGAGGACAAGGGGCTTCTGACCAAGGAGGAGGGCGAAAGACTTGTCGTCCCGTCGCTTGACGATACCCTCTTCAGGCTGGACGAGCTCTGGGACAACATATTCACCTACAGCAACTAA
- a CDS encoding PTS glucose transporter subunit IIA — protein MFGLEGKRLELLAPLSGKVVPLELVPDPVFAERMMGDGVALMPDEGGNVLAPCDGELAALFPTGHAFGIRGAHGLEILVHVGIDTVSLEGEGFALLASAGDTVKAGEPIVRFDLALVASKAPSLLTPVIITTGELVKSLSAAFGRVRAGVDVLLTVEAK, from the coding sequence TTGTTCGGGCTGGAAGGAAAGCGACTCGAACTGCTGGCTCCCCTCAGCGGGAAGGTCGTGCCGCTGGAGCTGGTTCCCGACCCGGTCTTCGCAGAGAGGATGATGGGCGACGGGGTCGCTCTTATGCCGGACGAGGGGGGGAACGTGCTCGCCCCTTGCGACGGCGAGCTGGCGGCCCTCTTCCCAACCGGGCATGCCTTCGGTATCAGGGGGGCGCACGGCCTGGAGATACTTGTGCACGTGGGGATAGACACTGTCTCCCTCGAAGGCGAGGGCTTCGCCCTGCTGGCCTCCGCGGGGGACACTGTAAAGGCTGGCGAGCCTATAGTCCGCTTCGATCTCGCACTTGTCGCCTCGAAGGCCCCCTCCCTGCTCACGCCGGTGATCATCACAACCGGCGAATTGGTGAAGTCGCTCAGCGCGGCATTCGGCAGGGTGCGCGCGGGAGTGGACGTCCTGCTGACGGTGGAGGCCAAGTGA
- a CDS encoding haloacid dehalogenase-like hydrolase, which yields MRKEKQVTRRILDANASDLLAMSGRELLTSIRSAEGRTLAAEVIAPAAALLGDVTNAEVARAFGADIILLNMYDVLAPNIEGLEIGSDEEFFLRTYGQGRAASVRGDGAPSAISALKRLVGRPIAINLEPVDTAERLSGPQVALPEGRRATPGIAKLAIEQGVDMLLITGNPATGVTTSSIAESIRGIREAVGADPIIAAGKMHAAGSLADAGADLVDESIIERWIDDGADIVLIPAPGTVPGITPELARSLVEMIHSKGAMAMTSIGTSQEGADESTIRRIALWCKCSGADIHHIGDSGYSPGVAVPENILAYSIAIRGRRHAWRRMAASIAR from the coding sequence ATGAGAAAGGAGAAACAGGTGACAAGACGCATTCTGGACGCGAACGCGTCCGACCTGCTCGCCATGAGCGGGCGCGAGCTTCTGACCAGCATAAGGTCCGCCGAGGGGCGCACCCTCGCCGCGGAGGTGATAGCCCCGGCGGCGGCGCTGCTGGGCGACGTGACCAACGCCGAGGTGGCGAGGGCCTTCGGCGCGGACATCATCCTGCTGAACATGTACGACGTGCTCGCCCCGAATATCGAGGGCCTGGAGATAGGCAGCGACGAGGAGTTCTTCCTGAGGACCTACGGGCAGGGGCGTGCGGCGAGCGTCCGGGGCGACGGCGCTCCCTCGGCCATATCGGCCCTGAAGCGGCTCGTCGGACGGCCGATAGCGATAAACCTGGAGCCGGTGGACACGGCGGAGCGCCTCTCCGGGCCGCAGGTCGCACTTCCGGAGGGACGCAGGGCGACGCCCGGGATCGCCAAACTCGCTATAGAGCAGGGAGTGGACATGCTCCTGATAACCGGGAACCCGGCCACCGGCGTGACGACATCCTCGATAGCCGAGTCCATCAGGGGCATACGAGAGGCGGTGGGGGCAGACCCGATCATCGCGGCGGGAAAGATGCACGCGGCCGGGTCGCTCGCGGACGCGGGTGCGGACCTGGTGGACGAGTCTATCATAGAACGCTGGATTGATGACGGCGCGGACATAGTCCTCATCCCCGCCCCCGGCACAGTGCCGGGCATCACGCCCGAGCTGGCGCGTTCGCTCGTCGAGATGATACACTCGAAGGGCGCCATGGCGATGACCTCCATCGGCACGTCGCAGGAGGGAGCGGACGAGAGCACCATCAGGCGTATCGCCCTCTGGTGCAAGTGCAGCGGGGCGGATATCCACCACATCGGTGACTCGGGCTACAGCCCGGGCGTGGCAGTGCCGGAGAATATCCTCGCCTACTCCATCGCGATCCGCGGCAGGCGCCACGCCTGGCGCAGGATGGCGGCCTCGATAGCGAGGTGA
- the nagB gene encoding glucosamine-6-phosphate deaminase → MRIVIAKDYDRMSRMAACILVSQLIQRPESVLGLPTGETPKGLYRELVRLHGEGVADFSHAISFNLDEYVGLRPDDPQSYRFFMQEHLFSHVNIRPESTHIPDGTASDLEAESLRYEEAIRKAGGIDILVLGLGRDGHIGFNEPGSELSVHTHLARLSDSTIEANSHFFADGEVPTTAITMGVGTIMNARRILLLASGQSKAEPVLGMTRGPITPELPASLLQLHPDTTVILDEAAAALLG, encoded by the coding sequence ATGCGCATTGTAATCGCAAAGGACTATGACCGGATGAGCCGCATGGCGGCCTGCATACTGGTCTCTCAACTAATTCAAAGGCCGGAGAGCGTGCTCGGGCTGCCGACCGGAGAGACGCCCAAGGGACTCTACAGGGAGCTTGTACGGCTGCACGGGGAGGGGGTCGCGGATTTCTCGCACGCGATCTCGTTCAACCTGGACGAGTACGTCGGCCTGAGGCCCGACGACCCTCAGAGCTACCGCTTCTTCATGCAGGAACACCTCTTCTCCCACGTAAACATCAGGCCGGAGAGCACCCACATCCCCGACGGCACCGCGAGCGACCTGGAGGCGGAGAGCCTGCGCTACGAGGAGGCCATCCGCAAGGCGGGCGGAATCGATATCCTGGTGCTCGGACTGGGGCGCGACGGACACATAGGCTTCAACGAGCCGGGGAGCGAGCTTAGCGTCCACACGCACCTGGCCCGGCTAAGCGACAGCACTATCGAGGCGAACTCGCACTTTTTCGCCGACGGGGAGGTGCCGACGACCGCGATCACGATGGGGGTAGGGACGATAATGAACGCGCGCCGCATACTCCTCCTCGCGTCTGGCCAGTCGAAGGCCGAGCCTGTCCTTGGAATGACGCGCGGGCCGATAACGCCGGAGCTTCCCGCATCCCTGCTTCAGCTCCACCCGGACACGACTGTCATTCTGGACGAGGCCGCGGCCGCCCTCCTGGGATGA